In Topomyia yanbarensis strain Yona2022 chromosome 2, ASM3024719v1, whole genome shotgun sequence, one DNA window encodes the following:
- the LOC131680228 gene encoding uncharacterized protein LOC131680228, translated as MATKTEKKLSEYVIQRKGIFVVQKAVEKFAEDFDCDRDACQIPIRPDSLDRIYKEFLEVQGQIELYDKPEMLDSHLEERMDFETRYCRVKGFLLSNRAADPNQTMLNSTMAAPAHVSSSFHLRLPKIDLPKFNGDFSRWLAFRDTYTSMIHNNTDIPTVAKLQYLLQSLEEETRTPFESVDVEADNYASTWEALLKRYDNKRFLKRQLFRALYDLSPVSQESPQEIHVLADDFHRHVKALANWTQLRAWEEKTSNNDDVTYDMLIEFLYQRVRMLTSVITDLRYRSQQPVTAYVAGSIPTPKPFKVSYKAATVESSSSALPCLACPEKYFLFQCPAFSEMSICQRRELVSQKRLCWNCFRTGHQARNCTSVFSCRNCHEKHHSLLHEPVPSNMQPTPVLAASQSIPSTSAIAVPSSSVNAKGQVSLSVQAEHSTVLLETVCLLVVDQNGKEIPVRALLDSGSMFNLITNKLANSLNLRRTKVDIAVAGIGESTKQIKCQLTARIKSKSTPYSTKLEFLILKRPTVNLPTAPIDISEWNLPKLSLADPRFHIPSDIDMVVGGETYHELHPGSKRSLGEGLPLLIETVFGWTVSGKIAIDHPTVPRVCHLTTVDRSSEQALQKFQELEAVEPFSVYSVEEKQCKELYATTTTRGSFGRYLVHLPLTRDPLVNLGESRAIAERHCLSLEKRLERDSPTKDAYCNFMDEYVRISDMRKLLDPVEDVNPHCYLAHHPVFKEKTFRQIQLHFEDRALKRIPWCPNRDEPLAMYELQTATAKQVELDDGAKYPATVDVVKQEFHVGVVLLRAYTLGLIDLAITIADALFSTRLFSRSSSCTKLHHPIAYWPRYFRAQRPVSQQTKPELFDLHSTTDLRDYDLALCRVAQWKIFFRKFCKIRRRDPLPASLIWLKPKLYKYDVIRVSGILKPVVVSDDVKHPTLQLAKHPITEMLSELYHKQLLYAGPQLTLNTRHQKL; from the exons ATGGCAACCAAGACAGAAAAGAAGCTGTCAGAGTATGTGATCCAACGAAAAGGGATCTTTGTAGTGCAGAAGGCAGTGGAGAAGTTTGCGGAGGATTTCGATTGCGATCGGGATGCCTGCCAGATTCCAATTCGCCCAGATTCACTGGATCGAATCTACAAGGAGTTCCTGGAGGTACAAGGACAGATCGAGCTGTACGATAAGCCGGAGATGTTAGATTCCCATCTGGAAGAACGCATGGATTTTGAGACGCGTTATTGTAGAGTCAAAGGATTTCTGCTATCCAATCGCGCTGCTGATCCCAACCAAACCATGCTGAACAGCACAATGGCAGCCCCTGCGCACGTTTCGTCCTCGTTCCACCTGCGCTTACCCAAGATCGACCTACCTAAGTTTAACGGCGATTTCTCGCGATGGCTCGCATTTCGTGACACGTACACGTCGATGATTCACAACAACACAGATATTCCGACGGTTGCGAAGCTGCAGTACCTATTGCAGTCGCTAGAGGAAGAAACCCGAacaccattcgagtccgtagATGTAGAAGCGGACAACTACGCATCGACTTGGGAAGCATTGCTGAAGCGGTACGACAACAAGCGGTTCTTGAAGCGTCAGCTATTTCGAGCTCTATATGATCTCTCACCGGTCAGTCAAGAAAGTCCCCAAGAAATTCACGTTTTGGCTGACGATTTTCACCGGCATGTAaaggctttggcaaa CTGGACCCAACTACGTGCTTGGGAGGAGAAAACCAGCAACAACGACGACGTAACCTACGATATGCTGATCGAATTCCTTTATCAACGTGTCCGTATGTTAACGTCCGTCATAACCGATCTGCGATATCGGTCCCAACAACCGGTTACAGCCTACGTGGCCGGTTCTATTCCAACCCCGAAGCCGTTTAAGGTGTCATACAAGGCAGCCACCGTTGAATCGAGCTCCAGTGCTCTGCCGTGTCTCGCCTGTCCAGAGAAGTATTTCCTCTTCCAATGTCCAGCATTTTCCGAGATGTCCATCTGCCAGCGTCGTGAACTGGTTTCCCAGAAACGCTTATGCTGGAATTGCTTCCGTACTGGACACCAAGCCAGGAACTGTACATCCGTATTCTCCTGCCGTAACTGCCATGAAAAACACCACTCCCTGCTGCACGAGCCTGTACCGTCTAACATGCAACCTACTCCTGTCCTGGCAGCAAGCCAGTCTATTCCCTCGACGTCCGCCATCGCTGTCCCTTCCAGCTCGGTGAATGCGAAAGGCCAAGTGAGCCTGTCGGTCCAGGCTGAGCACAGCACAGTTTTGCTGGAAACGGTTTGCCTTCTCGTCGTAGATCAGAACGGTAAGGAAATACCCGTACGTGCACTGCTAGATTCAGGATCTATGTTCAACTTAATCACCAACAAGCTTGCAAATTCCCTGAATCTTCGACGCACCAAGGTGGATATCGCAGTAGCTGGTATAGGTGAATCCACCAAGCAGATCAAATGCCAATTGACTGCTAGGATCAAGTCGAAGTCGACACCGTACTCCACCAAGCTTGAGTTCCTGATCCTCAAGAGACCGACGGTCAACCTTCCGACCGCTCCGATCGACATTTCAGAGTGGAATCTTCCCAAGTTGTCGTTGGCAGACCCCAGATTCCATATTCCATCCGACATTGACATGGTTGTCGGTGGTGAAACGTACCACGAGCTGCATCCTGGCAGCAAGCGTTCCCTGGGAGAGGGATTACCGTTGCTAATAGAAACGGTGTTTGGATGGACTGTTTCCGGGAAGATAGCCATCGATCATCCCACCGTTCCCCGCGTATGCCATCTGACCACTGTCGATCGAAGCTCAGAACAAGCGTTGCAGAAATTCCAGGAGCTAGAAGCTGTTGAGCCGTTTTCTGTGTATTCCGTAGAAGAAAAACAGTGTAAAGAACTTTACGCCACTACCACCACTCGCGGTTCGTTCGGTCGTTATCTCGTTCATTTGCCACTCACTCGTGATCCGCTAGTCAATCTCGGCGAATCCAGAGCCATCGCCGAACGTCATTGCCTGAGCCTAGAGAAGCGACTAGAGCGTGATTCACCCACCAAGGACGCATACTGCAATTTCATGGACGAATACGTACGAATTTCGGACATGAGAAAGCTCCTCGATCCAGTAGAAGACGTAAACCCACACTGCTACCTTGCGCACCAtcctgttttcaaggaaaaaacgtTCCGTCAGATTCAGTTGCATTTCGAGGACCGTGCGCTGAAACGCATTCCCTGGTGTCCCAATCGCGACGAACCGCTTGCAATGTACGAGCTCCAAACCGCTACTGCTAAGCAAGTTGAGCTGGATGACGGCGCAAAATACCCAGCCACCGTAGATGTTGTTAAGCAAGAATTCCACGTCGGTGTTGTTTTATTGAGAGCATATACCCTAGGATTGATTGATCTGGCAATCACCATAGCTGATGCATTGTTTTCCACTCGATTGTTCAGTCGATCTTCCAGCTGTACGAAGCTCCACCATCCCATCGCGTACTGGCCGCGATATTTCCGCGCTCAACGACCTGTCTCCCAACAGACCAAACCAGAGCTGTTTGACCTTCATTCAACAACCGATCTACGGGATTATGATCTAGCCTTGTGTCGCGTAGCCCAATGGAAGATATTCTTCAGAAAGTTCTGCAAAATCCGCCGACGTGATCCCCTTCCAGCGTCGTTGATATGGCTGAAACCGAAGCTGTACAAATACGACGTTATCCGAGTCAGTGGGATACTCAAGCCTGTCGTAGTTTCCGACGATGTGAAGCATCCGACTCTGCAGCTCGCGAAACACCCAATAACCGAGATGTTATCAGAGTTATACCACAAGCAACTGCTATACGCAGGACCGCAACTGACACTAAACACTAGGCACCAGAAGTTATGA